In Phragmites australis chromosome 17, lpPhrAust1.1, whole genome shotgun sequence, the following are encoded in one genomic region:
- the LOC133897572 gene encoding cysteine-rich receptor-like protein kinase 43 has product MKPRALLERLVRPFSSSRRDRAASECARREEEADLEAIAAREQRAFRYETLSAATSGFAEKNQLGQGGFGPVYRGRLEDGREVAVKRLGAGSRQGTREFRNEATLLSRVQHRNVVNLIGYCARGADDKLLVYEYVSNESLDKILFSFSPGNPRSSSDEGRSRRAELTWPRRHEVVVGVARGLLYLHEDAHTPIIHRDIKASNILLDERWVPKIADFGMARLFPEAGDGYSRVHTRVAGTNGYMAPEYLMHGDLSTKADVFSYGVVVLEIVSGSKNSAFVPPLDSEADNLLEYAWRLYRKGRSQELLDPTVKSSAVPEQVELCVRIGLLCVQADPRLRPDMKRVMIILSKKQSTLEEPTRPGVPGSRYRRRSHGLRGSHYSAGSSSGTSSPSTSATSHASASASASASNAMTTSSTHTMMSQGLPSHREEQE; this is encoded by the exons ATGAAGCCGCGGGCGCTCCTGGAGCGTCTCGTCCGACCCTTCTCTTCCTCGCGCCGCGACCGGGCCGCCTCAGAGTGCgcgcggcgggaggaggaggcggaccTGGAGGCGATCGCGGCGCGGGAGCAGCGCGCGTTCCGGTACGAGACCCTGTCCGCGGCGACGAGCGGGTTCGCGGAGAAGAACCAGCTCGGGCAGGGCGGGTTCGGTCCCGTGTACCGCGGCCGGCTGGAGGACGGGCGGGAGGTGGCCGTGAAGCGGCTCGGCGCCGGGTCGCGGCAGGGCACGCGGGAGTTCCGGAACGAGGCCACGCTGCTGTCCCGCGTGCAGCACCGGAACGTGGTCAACCTGATCGGGTACTGCGCGCGCGGCGCCGACGACAAGCTCCTCGTCTACGAATACGTCTCCAACGAGAGCCTCGACAAgatcctcttctccttctcccccgGCAACC CCCGCAGCAGCAGCGACGAAGGCCGGTCACGGCGCGCGGAGCTGACATGGCCGCGGCGGCACGAGGTGGTGGTGGGCGTGGCGCGCGGCCTGCTGTACCTCCACGAGGACGCGCACACGCCCATCATCCACCGCGACATCAAGGCCAGCAACATCCTCCTGGACGAACGGTGGGTCCCCAAGATCGCAGACTTCGGCATGGCCCGGCTCTTCCCTGAGGCCGGCGACGGTTACTCCCGCGTCCACACCCGCGTCGCCGGAACCAACGGCTACATGGCGCCGGAGTACCTAATGCACGGCGACCTCTCCACCAAGGCCGATGTGTTCAGCTACGGCGTCGTCGTCCTCGAGATTGTCTCCGGGTCCAAGAACTCCGCCTTTGTCCCGCCCCTCGATTCCGAGGCCGACAATCTTCTCGAATAT GCGTGGAGGCTGTACAGGAAGGGTCGGAGCCAGGAGCTGCTTGACCCCACCGTGAAATCGTCGGCGGTGCCGGAGCAGGTGGAGCTGTGCGTTCGCATCGGGCTGCTGTGCGTGCAAGCCGACCCGCGGCTGCGGCCGGACATGAAGCGCGTTATGATCATCTTGTCCAAGAAGCAGAGCACGCTCGAGGAGCCGACGCGGCCAGGGGTGCCCGGGTCGCGGTACCGGCGGAGGTCCCACGGTCTGCGTGGTTCGCACTACTCCGCCGGGTCTTCGTCCGGCACCAGCTCGCCGTCGACGTCCGCGACGTCGCacgcgtcggcgtcggcgtcggcgtcggcgtcgaaCGCGATGACAACTTCGAGCACACACACCATGATGAGCCAGGGCTTGCCCTCGCACCGAGAAGAGCAGGAGTAG